TATCCGAGATCCCTGTAAGATTCCTGCTTGTTACCAAGctaaaattggtttttcataaaaattcaccaTCCCAACTTTAATTATctgttcgttttaggcattgAAAATGagattcgaagaagaaatatggaaaaatgaagaggacaagttcaaatcaaatcgtTTCCCCCGCATGGATTCACAGCGCCAGAATGGCTTCACttcttccccgtgcttttagatacgagcacacCGTCTTCATGTCTTTGGGCGCGTCAGTGGGAGGAGTCGGACATGAtgtgaaacttttaaaatataagTGAAAAGATCTGTAAATAGGGATTTAATCTTCCAAAAAGTCAACATTGGAATATTGGTACTACTGCGTGGAGGAAAAAGCGGGggtttttttgggaggtttgaACCTGAAAGCTCAGAAATTAAGAAAGGTATGACGTCTTGAAGCACTGTGACGAAAAAACTTAAGTTCTAGGTTAAATTTAAGTTAAGAATTCTCACATGCATACAGAAAAAGAGTAGCTAGCGCCTTCTATCCAAACCAAATCCGTGCActtttaaaaatcgaggagtggaATTCAGTGCCGGAGTTCATACAAGCGCCCAAAAATGCCGAGTAATGTGAATGTGAAGTGATATTAGCACGATTAAAGCGTATGACACTCCGCGAAAAGAGTAGATGCTGCTCTTTAATAATGTTCGTCTTCATGTAAGGAGATTAGATTCCCATTGATCAGGGTTTTCGGGCGCCACGAAGACTGCACcacagaatttcactgcaaaatGTTTAACGGCGTGTGTAGTTTGTTGTTAAGGCCTCTGGGAAGCGTTTCCGGTTGAGAACTCAAAATTGCCAATTTTGAGCTTTTCCAGTAAATTCCTCTTCCACTAGTTCTCCTGTACAAGTTGCTCCCGGAAGATGAGGTTTCTTTTCACAGATCGTGCCACACATTAAAAAGGAGCGGAAATTAAAACATCTTTCAAACAAattggttttattggttttttagtgaaatttctcTCGAGAGACACCCATTAAAATTCATGACGAAATAAGGCAAGGGAGGCGACaaagagggcgtccagccaaacggtgggcaGAGGGCATCCgtcaagagatggagagatgccagcttccggaggatctctaccaagACAGATTCCTGTGGGGGGTAGGCGACgaagagcgccctagcgcgccctAAAAGCAACTTCTGCCTACATACTTGcagttttacataaaatttcatgtccaacatCTCCCAACTCGTTCTACTGTGCGGCACCGGCAGTTTATCACGACGCAATCATCAAAGCCATCGCCGGACCAGGCAAACACTGTTATTAACCGCGGGAGCCGGTATTTGCCATGTATCAGTAATCGAATTCATTTCTGACGCTTTTAGGCGATACACAGATAATAACACGCCTCTCTGCTCCACCTGCAAAATGTTATGCGTGTGTATGTACCCGAGTGCATGTAGTTAATGGAAATGGGTTGCAGTGCCCAGATGAGCTTCATTTGAGCGGTGTTTAGCGGGAAGGAGTCGACCTTTACGACGGAGGAGGACTCtgccattttgattttaattaacCGTCAGGTGTTCCGTGTTTATTTTTGATCGAAAGAATTGCTTTTGATGTAAAGATTACTCCATACGTTCTGTGCTCATTGTGAGACTAGATTAGGCACACAAGGGGGGctttaaatgagcaatttttcgtctttttagtatttttttccgATGGGTCAGTTGTTCTAATGACAGGACCGTAATTCGAAGATTTCAGATTTTACATATATATCAGCAATAAATGATTAGATCCTCCCAAATTCCAGGTTTCCCCGATCCGATATTAACGGAGACATTACCCCCTAAAAAACACGGCGTAAGCCGTCATTCACCGCGGCTGAACGTAACATGATGAGTCGAGAGACAAAGGTAAATGTGCGTGTATAGCTAATTGATGAGTTTGAGGTAGAATGATGTCAAATATTGTGTTCATCGAAAGGGCGATACCTCCACAAATACAGGTCGTAAAAACTAGGTATGTGGGCAGATCttattaaaaattgcaaatctgtaTGCTGAAACTATCAAAATGCGATTCCGTGAACAACTAACCAGGCTCATTTTAGTCGGAGAGGATTCATGTTTTGAGTATGAAGTGAAATACCTTTCCTGAAATTCAGAGTGTCCGATGGTGCTGAAAtagtcgaaaattgaaaatctttaaCGTGTATTGTTTATAcataagaaggaaaaaacaggAGAGAGTACCAACGTTCGGCGATGGAGGGAAGTTATTTTTGAAAGAGGGAAACTAACGTCAAACCTATTGAATAAACTATAAAGTCACGCTGATGTACCATAATCCCGCCTGAATCTGTACCATGCGAtattctgcagtgctaaggaaaaacgccgtatgaatattcgattgttgccaagtctcccctgataaaatacgtatttttgagcaaatttaagagtatttttccctgaaattgtcAGATACTTTAAATtgatttgtaaataaaattccttgtgAGATGCGGGGGGATAAATAACCACAGGTGTTTTGGAAAATCCGAActttatcacaggaaatttggctacgtctggaggctcatacggtgttcttcctttgcacggcagtattccacTCGTCAATGGGAAGGCTCTGAACGGTATTTAAAGTGCGTTTGTAAGCGGAGTAATGGTACAGCGCTACAAGTACGTGCAGTCTAGATTTTGCAGCATCTGTATCAGGGCTTTACGCAGTTTCTTAAATGAGGATAAATTACAGTGCTGGAGTCGTGCACTATGATCGAGTTGCAGTCCCGCACCAGGCCACGTCTGCACTGAAACTCCGACGAAGATGCTTCTATTTCTGCTAAGCTAGTTCCAAAGCTTATCAGCTCACGGTTTCACCATTAAACCGGCATTTTCGCGAGAGGAAACTGCTTCAGTGAAGCAATTATGGGAGGAAATTGAATACCaaaagacaaaatgaaaaattaggcGGAAAAACACGTGATTTTTCATTAGAATTTCAAGTAGGAAAATacggaaaaaagtatcacaatcccaactatactacTGGCTggttttggcgccagatatgaGAGTAGTTGCATCAGTCAGAGGTACGGTTGAGTTTGTCGAAAGTGTGGTTGGAGCAATCATACCTTAGGccagtgcaactactcttatatctggcgccaaaataaGCCAGGATTATAGTTGGGATTATGatactcttttttcagtgaaggcgGTTTTTAAACGAGGATTATCGATGAGGACCGGTTTTGGGCCTACCCTGAATTCACTCAACTCGACgattttttctcattgaagGCCTATATTTTACAGAGTGCATCGTGATTTTGCCATTTTCGGTCTATTCTCGGGTCCAGCACTGGCTAATTAAACATGAGTATGAAGAcagattttgacgaaaaatgcgggtttgcGATCGAGTGCCGAAAAATCCTCATTTATCGCCAAAATCAGCCTTCCAACCCATGTTACAGGGAGGTATTAGACTCGGGATGAAagcaaaaatgaccaaatcatgatacagTCCGTAAaataaacgccttcaatgagcAACATATTGTATAGTGGAGAAAATTCAGGGTGAGTCTAAACGGCCGTTGTCGATACCCCTTCTTAGTCGAGAAGAAAATTGGCTACCAATTGTCGAGGTAAAAAATTAGGCGACAAAACACGTGGTTtctaatcagaatttcaagtaaaacaagGTGGACacatcaaacatttttaaatctcTCAAAGATCTTGAGCTCACCGCTATACCATCAAAATGACTTTTTTGTGATCGCACTGGAGAAACTCTGCTCCCTTAAAGAAAATTAACgcctttacagataattttgaaaatgggagtatatacgagaatttagatttttaaattaagagaggtgaggAGTGGTGAAGAGTTTaagaattttggtggtaatgttgggttcatcgcatgtaagtgggtttgtacttctgttgattgtaggggagtggATCTgcgttcaccgtagcacctcgtgaatatgtaaaaaaaatttgcccgGATGGAAGAGAACGCTGCAAGACGCAATTGAACTAAACGTGGAGCGTAACCTAGGAAACATAATATAAGTAATGACTTGTcttcatagagtaaaatataggggtcattagtgaaggggtactttgtacccaataatttttttacatctccgacgactaaaaatttgaacgatccttgaaagagtcataaaataaaagtacgttgcagagttttaaaacgtaaagatattgatttctcaaagacaagcctacaggcattacataaagtggacaaaataggagaaaaaaggtagaaatggtacataaaaaaaattgagaaactaggtattgcttcccgccacgaaaaatagcgccgattcccatggagcagtgcgggcctttaccaatggatacattagaaacatacccgatgcaaaacgacgggaaagagcgtccACTAACGAGGTGAACGCTCAAAAAGACATCGAGCTTCGGTTTTATTTTCTCAAGACTCCCAAGTCCCCTTTTTTCTAGAGGATGCTGGTagaattttaaacaaatgatTAGACAAATCGTGCAGATATAATCAAATTGGTTTTTCAGTCAAACCCATGctgaaagatttttttcttttcttcttctcttttttgtcaaaaatttaattgttcgTATGttatgttttcttatttttcctttttgcctTTTCATCACCACTTATCCACAGTTTCATTCACCGCGGTTCACTCTGTGATAGAGGTTCATTCTTGTCACATTTTTAGAAATTACCGGAAAAACATTACTGTAAGAAAAACTTGTTTTCAttggaaattttttaggatAAGAATTTATTTGAGGAAAGAGTATTAGCCCACCAGATTGTTTACGATATCGAATTCTTTGTTTTTACTCGAGAAAAAATATACGCAGGACAGACAGACAactaaacttttaaaaaacagcAGTTAGCTTGAGATAATATAACGAACGGCTTTCCGATTATAGGCTCTTAAAGAGGTATGGTTCTGTCCATATAGTTAAGATCTGAAATTTCGTCAGCGTTGTGACGCCCTGGCATATCCACACTGAATCTCAAGGCAACGAAAAACCCCTTCAACTAGTCGTATAGGCAATACCATTCCTATGTGCGCGAAGAGTTGCATGCTGTAAAAATAGCGATTCAAACGTTATAAACCGGAATACAGTGAAGGGGAAAGAAAGAGAGGGAACGAAAGAAATGGAACTATAATATACGTCACTACCAAAATTGAATACATCGCATGAAATCAAAACATTCCTTGGATCTTTAAATGGTGCTTCATTTTCGTTTATCAGCATTATCAAGTTTTATGAAGGTAGAATAGTTTAACACTTTCAGAACTACAAAAATATCAAGCAAATGCACCATCGAGCACTTTTAAAGGAACCTCGCGCTGTTACATATTATAACAGCATTCTTGAGCAAATTGTGGCAAGAAGAACTACAATAGAGCTGGAGACGGCAATTCCATGACTTTTTGCGAGAACTAGTCCTGACTGTGGCCTCATATACAGGCATTCTGGTCCAGTGAAATTCACTTTATCCCTATAAGAATAGATCAAATATCATTAGTATGATAAATGTTTTTAGTAAGGTTACGAGGTACGTTCTATAAACGGCGACTTAAAAGTTTATGCaggagatttaattttttttaaaaaaattttttttgccaaaaaataaaaaaaaaattaaaatgttaggATGCTTTTTAAGTGTCCACTCTCTACTAGGTAGCTTAGTATATTCAATTTGTAAAGCTTCCAATAGAAGGAGGTTTTGTTCTTGCAAGTCTTTCAGTTGCTAGTGGCGAGTAAAGAGATGTAAGTATAGTAAGTACACACAAATCTTACCCGATTTTAATCACTGAATTGATGCTGGCTGTATGAACATACACAATCTCTGGTAATTCTTTCACAGTAATTCTAAGATCGCAGATTTCCTCAGTTTCTGATCCAACGTTCATCAACACTGCAATAGTCTCATCGTTAATCGACCTGCAATCATTAAGTATTTCCTCGTCATTGATCAAACAGTTTAAATCCCCAGCAGAAGAGATCTGACATTTCTAAGCTATTTCTGGAAGGAGGATTTGTTGTTAACTTAATGTAATAGGTATATAGTAGACTTCTAGTTTTCATTAATCAAGGATTACATTTGAGGAGgcaataattaaataaatgaaaaagtgTACTTGGACATAACGAACTTGACACAATACCGTACCCCACATCGATTTTTATTaaggaaagggaaaaaaatactcataatgCAAAATAAGAacacttgaaaatgtttaaaaatcaacTACGGAGTTTGAAATGTTGCTGTCTTAgtaaatttcctttctttcagACTCTGGAGGGCTCGAAATATGTCTCCTACATagattgatgaaaaagaaaaaaaactcagttTTTGGAGAGAATTGCCGCACGCGCATTAGTTTGTTCGAAACTTACCTGGTGAACATGTAAACCCAAGTGTTGAGCACGTAAGTTTTGAGATCACCGTGCATCGCAACGGGAGTTTTTCTCAATGTCACCAAtcgtttgaaaatattaagatgACTACTTGGATCTTGCTCCTGTGATTTGACGTTACCCCTCCAATAGTTCGGATGCACATGGTAACCACGGTTTGTCAGCTGTCGTGAAACCTGAAAAAATATACTCAAGGTGATATTTTGACGAAGGCCAATTTTTTGAAACTCAATGTTGTGAACATTAATTTAATTTACTGGCAATCGACAAAAATTCAacggaggattttttttttttctaacccGAAGCAAGCCTCATGCAATCAAATTGTAGAAACGTCATTCTAGCCTAATCTTAAGGGAGATGTTGTCGGCGGGGGTCAACATTCGCCAGAAAGTGATAATTCCTtcatcaactggtctactttgatcagaattggttcggaatttgatcgtataTCGAGACTTAAAGATAAGAGTTAtctacactgaaagaaaatttcggcgttttaccaaggtccgttggtacctttaccatctcacttttttttaccaactattgttaattttaccaagacagactggaaagcttacctaaaaaccggtatttttactgtttttttcaggtaagaataccacttttattggtaatcaattacAGGTAACTCTGCCGTTTTAGCTCGGTAATTAtaccgcagtcgataaaaaatattgccgtttttaccaaggtctagtaaaattaccgagaaagttcaaagttttcggtaaagaaaaaattggtatcaatagaaccctgaattcttggtaattttacccttttcttagtaaatacaccgagattttttttttcagtgtacaaataCGGCCCTCAGTCCTGTGAACTGAACCAATCACTTAATGAACTTATCGAATCAGAGGTTTCTTTTTCACGCATGGTATGTGTAACTCACCGGCATTTTTCGTATGATCCCAGAGCATGGGGGCTCTGGAGGAGTCCCTCGGATCGCTTCGAGTTCCGGCGCCGTTGAGTGGATCCTGGCGTTGATCGTGACGCGGGTTTATGTCCAACATCCCGAGCTCGCTCCCGTAGTAGATGCTCGCCACTCCGGGCATGAGGAGCGTCAACATATTCCACGAGTCCATGCTCTCCTCGCAGAACCGCGCTGAGCTCCGCGGGTTGTCGTGGTTGTCCAGCTGAAACAATGATATCACAACATATATAAGCATTATGGATACAATGTTATGATATAAACAATGATGAAATGTcgatccagcgggctgattattgaaatattaTCGAGAAGTATtaattcatgcagttttgtagaCGCTAATATGGGATTTAcggcgaccgcactgtttggcgcaatgcgtgaagtattcacatagtcttgcaggcgccaacATACGTTCaccgccggccgcactgtgtttggcgcgattattcgaactcgcgctagaataatcgcggcatcgaataatataccttaaaaggcccatgttgtgtttcgttgccgtatgagcattccaacgttgcctcgtttctgtcgattaaatattttctccgaaaaagttaggaaagttctttactTCCACGgccattatttaatttttcactccaTTTATCATCAGAGGGTGAGACATTCATGACTTGTCAACCAACTATCCAAAACAAgggttaacataaaaatgcgtttattttccaactgtttcctgtattgccaaacttctactttaaattaacttcattttaaattcgtgcattcctgtagcagagGTTAAGGTTTCTACCCGAGGAATTCTCATATATTTTCTTGGACCTTCctcgcaatcctggattaccggtATATTTGCCGCTATCCATATGATTCAGCCGGATATGAAGATCTAACTAGTATTGTGTTTACGGAGGAGCTAAAATCGGCAATTTCATAATTACTCGCTGGGTAACCTAACCTAAAGTACTTAAATGAGCCATAAAATTTGGATCGAACTCACCACCCAGTTGTAGGATCCTTCGGGATAAATATCGATTTCTGCATGGACATATTGATCCAGAGTAGTTGCGTTCCACTCATGATCCGCGTAAGCTTGCAGCAGGTAAAACGGAACGTGAGAGCCTGGACTCGAAGAATTTCCGAAATATTTCACCAGCTCCGTCGTCTCAACACAGTCCTCGGTGCACATTACCCTATAAGCAAAACATGACCACGAGAGTTCAAGGGCACAGAGAGTTTGACCAGATAAAGTACGTAGAAGCGGCTCTGAAGTCTCAAAACAAA
This window of the Bemisia tabaci chromosome 3, PGI_BMITA_v3 genome carries:
- the LOC109044222 gene encoding maltase 1, whose translation is MVDMGYDVEDHKVVDPLFGDIEDYKKLLAAAKEKGLKLIIDFVPNHSSDLSVWFKLSEQRIEPYTDYYVWRDAKPINTTHSTVPNNWRCRFGGSAWEWNEKRQQYYLHQFAVQQPDLNYRSANVRKEMEMLFEGADFEDEPPNPDFKGGDNDAVSVLHIYTDRQPENYELIQSWRRLLDEYTKKDGVTRVMCTEDCVETTELVKYFGNSSSPGSHVPFYLLQAYADHEWNATTLDQYVHAEIDIYPEGSYNWVLDNHDNPRSSARFCEESMDSWNMLTLLMPGVASIYYGSELGMLDINPRHDQRQDPLNGAGTRSDPRDSSRAPMLWDHTKNVSRQLTNRGYHVHPNYWRGNVKSQEQDPSSHLNIFKRLVTLRKTPVAMHGDLKTYVLNTWVYMFTRSINDETIAVLMNVGSETEEICDLRITVKELPEIVYVHTASINSVIKIGDKVNFTGPECLYMRPQSGLVLAKSHGIAVSSSIVVLLATICSRMLL